A section of the Virgibacillus sp. NKC19-3 genome encodes:
- a CDS encoding YtpI family protein translates to MFIFPIIIVLSAVLYVYYKVAILKSEDGLTQAYFNGKSRLCLGSLVFFFGINQYIFYQTRISLFIGIIFVLLGGFLLYDAVKEVKHYRNEWKRLNA, encoded by the coding sequence ATGTTTATTTTCCCAATTATTATCGTGCTTTCAGCTGTTTTATATGTATATTATAAAGTTGCTATTCTTAAAAGTGAAGACGGACTAACACAAGCCTATTTTAACGGAAAATCCCGTTTATGTCTTGGAAGTTTAGTTTTCTTTTTCGGTATAAATCAATACATTTTCTACCAGACAAGAATCTCTTTATTTATCGGTATCATTTTCGTTCTACTTGGTGGCTTCCTTCTTTATGACGCTGTCAAAGAAGTGAAGCATTACCGGAACGAATGGAAACGCCTAAATGCATAA
- a CDS encoding prepilin peptidase, protein MDIFFIVLFFLFGLIFGSFFNVLGLRIPKNQTFIMDRSICPGCRHILSWYELIPVISYVIQLGKCRHCRGEITPIYPIMEITTGFLFMYSYMMIGLQLELITALLLVSMLIIILVSDIKYMLIPNKILLFFLPLIILMRIIQPLDPWWSALAGGLLGFIIIALIILVSRGGMGAGDMKLFGLLGIILGIEKVLLAFFLSCIIGAVIGVILLLFKIIDRKQQVPFGPYIVVAAFLTYFHGDSLLNWYFTFF, encoded by the coding sequence ATGGATATCTTTTTTATCGTACTCTTTTTCTTATTCGGTCTCATCTTTGGTTCATTCTTCAATGTATTAGGTCTGCGCATACCAAAGAATCAGACTTTCATCATGGACAGATCTATCTGTCCAGGGTGCAGGCATATCTTATCCTGGTATGAATTAATCCCTGTTATTTCCTATGTCATTCAACTTGGGAAATGTAGACATTGTAGGGGTGAAATAACACCTATCTACCCGATCATGGAAATAACCACAGGATTTTTGTTTATGTATAGCTACATGATGATTGGATTGCAATTGGAATTAATTACAGCGTTATTACTAGTTTCCATGCTTATAATCATTTTGGTTTCGGATATCAAATACATGCTGATTCCAAACAAAATATTGTTATTCTTTCTACCACTGATTATTCTAATGCGGATTATTCAACCGCTTGATCCCTGGTGGTCAGCGCTTGCCGGGGGATTGCTTGGTTTTATAATCATTGCCCTCATCATTCTTGTTAGTCGTGGTGGCATGGGTGCTGGGGATATGAAGCTATTTGGCTTATTAGGTATCATTTTGGGTATAGAAAAAGTATTATTAGCTTTTTTTCTATCATGTATAATCGGTGCGGTTATTGGGGTCATCCTACTTTTATTTAAGATCATTGACCGTAAGCAACAAGTTCCTTTTGGACCGTATATCGTTGTAGCTGCATTTCTTACCTATTTCCACGGTGATTCTCTATTAAATTGGTATTTTACCTTTTTTTAG
- a CDS encoding DHH family phosphoesterase: MSIRQIIHSIKMYDTIIIHRHVRPDPDALGSQGGLKELIKYSFPNKNVYVVGEEEPSLSFLIRMDQIDDQIYENALIIACDTANAPRISDERYHLGTKLIKIDHHPNVDPFGDLLWVDTDASSTSEMIYELYLHGKEAGFKLNNESARLLYAGIVGDTGRFLFPSTTQKTFQYASELVSFEFDRPALYDGIYSMKDNIVRLKGYIMQHFTLSPSGMSSVTLTKEILDEYGLKPAETGQLVGSLGDVEGICAWVIFVEEENVIRVRLRSKGPAINKIAAKYNGGGHPMASGASVETWEETEAVIKDLDEVCRMFTK, translated from the coding sequence ATGAGCATTCGACAAATTATTCATTCAATTAAAATGTATGATACGATTATTATACACAGGCATGTTCGTCCGGACCCGGATGCGTTAGGGTCTCAAGGTGGCTTGAAGGAACTGATTAAGTATTCATTTCCAAATAAAAATGTGTATGTAGTTGGAGAAGAAGAGCCCAGTTTATCATTTTTGATAAGGATGGATCAGATAGACGACCAGATATATGAAAATGCGCTCATTATAGCTTGTGATACCGCAAATGCTCCACGAATTTCAGACGAACGCTACCATCTGGGTACGAAACTGATTAAAATCGATCATCATCCAAATGTAGATCCGTTTGGAGATTTATTGTGGGTGGATACAGATGCAAGTTCAACAAGTGAGATGATTTATGAATTATATCTCCATGGTAAGGAAGCGGGGTTTAAGCTGAATAATGAAAGTGCACGTCTTCTGTATGCTGGAATTGTAGGAGATACAGGAAGATTCCTATTTCCAAGCACAACGCAAAAGACATTCCAATATGCATCAGAATTGGTGTCATTTGAATTTGATCGTCCAGCTCTGTATGATGGCATTTATAGTATGAAAGATAATATTGTGAGACTTAAAGGGTACATCATGCAGCATTTTACGCTATCGCCATCTGGAATGAGTTCTGTTACATTGACGAAGGAAATTTTAGATGAATATGGATTAAAACCAGCAGAAACTGGACAGTTGGTTGGTTCATTGGGAGATGTTGAAGGCATTTGTGCGTGGGTTATTTTTGTGGAGGAAGAAAATGTGATACGCGTACGCCTGCGATCCAAAGGTCCGGCCATAAATAAAATCGCTGCAAAATACAATGGTGGAGGACATCCAATGGCTTCAGGAGCGTCTGTTGAAACATGGGAGGAGACAGAAGCTGTTATCAAAGATTTAGATGAGGTTTGTAGAATGTTCACCAAATAA
- the guaC gene encoding GMP reductase: MENVFDYEDIQLIPAKAVVSSRSECDTTVNFGNYTFNLPVVPANMQTIIDESLAQKLAESGYFYVMHRFAPEKRINFVRHMQNQGLIASISVGVKEEEYHFIQQLANEQLSPEFITIDIAHGHSDAVIHMIQHIKKYSPTSFVIAGNVGTPEAVRELEHAGADATKVGIGPGKVCITKLKTGFGTGGWQLAALKWCAKAASKPIIADGGIRTHGDIAKSIRFGASMVMIGSLFAGHEESPGETIEKNGNRYKEYFGSASEYQKGEKKNVEGKKMYVEHKGSLKDTLTEMKQDLQSSISYAGGRELESIRYVDYVVVKNSIFNDNV; encoded by the coding sequence ATGGAAAATGTATTTGATTACGAAGATATTCAATTAATACCAGCCAAAGCAGTAGTCAGCAGCCGTTCTGAGTGCGATACAACTGTCAATTTTGGTAATTATACGTTTAACCTGCCTGTTGTACCAGCGAACATGCAGACGATCATCGATGAAAGCCTTGCTCAGAAATTAGCGGAAAGCGGCTATTTCTATGTCATGCACCGTTTCGCACCGGAAAAGCGAATCAATTTCGTACGGCATATGCAAAATCAAGGATTGATCGCATCAATAAGTGTCGGGGTCAAGGAAGAAGAGTATCATTTTATACAACAATTGGCTAATGAGCAACTCAGTCCAGAATTCATAACCATCGACATCGCACATGGGCATTCCGACGCTGTCATCCATATGATTCAACATATTAAAAAATATTCACCTACAAGTTTTGTGATTGCAGGCAATGTTGGGACACCTGAAGCAGTCAGGGAACTGGAACATGCTGGTGCAGATGCTACCAAAGTCGGCATCGGACCAGGAAAAGTATGTATCACTAAATTAAAAACTGGATTTGGAACAGGGGGATGGCAGCTTGCTGCACTCAAATGGTGTGCCAAAGCAGCAAGTAAGCCGATCATCGCTGACGGTGGCATCCGTACGCATGGGGATATTGCTAAATCTATCCGATTCGGCGCATCCATGGTCATGATAGGCTCCTTATTTGCTGGCCATGAAGAATCACCTGGTGAAACGATTGAGAAAAATGGAAACCGGTATAAGGAATATTTCGGTTCAGCTTCCGAATATCAAAAAGGGGAAAAGAAAAATGTGGAAGGTAAAAAAATGTATGTCGAGCATAAAGGGTCACTAAAAGATACATTGACCGAAATGAAGCAGGACCTTCAATCTTCCATTTCCTATGCTGGTGGTAGGGAATTGGAATCCATCCGCTATGTTGATTATGTCGTTGTGAAAAATTCCATTTTCAACGATAATGTCTAG
- a CDS encoding DRTGG domain-containing protein: protein MATKHEQIIQHIIALPVGNKISVRQIAKSLHVSDGTAYRAIKEAENQGIVSTIERVGTIRIEQKKKENFERLTFAEVINIIDGQVLGGREGLHKTLNKFVIGAMELDAMMRYTEADSLLIVGNRVKAHELALNEGAAVLITGGFDTEDHIKRLADERKLPILSTSYDSFTVATMINRAIYDQLIKKEIVFVGDIFTPFEEAFYLNAKDTIKQWYELNEQSTHTRFPVVDEKKQVIGMVTSKDIIGKDSDVLIEKVMSKAPLAVQEKTSLASVAHMMVWEGIEMVPVVEQADKLLGIITRQDVLKALQQVQRQPQIGETIDDIVAANLVASEDEETIFQTVVSPQMTNQLGTLSNGVFTSLITEASSRLLAYRKKGDMVVENLTVFFIKPVQIDSHLTIKPKILEAGRMYAKMDVEVYNERRIVGKGLIMAQLIYR from the coding sequence TTGGCAACGAAACATGAACAAATTATTCAACATATTATTGCTCTTCCGGTAGGAAATAAAATATCTGTAAGACAAATTGCGAAAAGCTTACATGTTAGTGATGGCACAGCATATCGGGCAATTAAAGAAGCAGAAAACCAAGGAATTGTTAGTACAATAGAACGTGTTGGTACCATTCGAATTGAACAAAAAAAGAAAGAGAATTTCGAACGATTAACATTTGCTGAAGTGATAAATATTATTGATGGACAAGTGTTAGGTGGAAGGGAAGGGCTGCATAAAACGTTAAATAAATTTGTCATTGGTGCGATGGAACTGGATGCGATGATGCGCTATACGGAAGCGGATTCGCTATTAATTGTTGGAAACCGCGTAAAAGCACATGAATTAGCACTGAACGAGGGCGCAGCAGTTTTAATTACTGGTGGATTTGATACAGAAGATCACATAAAACGTTTGGCTGATGAGAGGAAATTGCCAATTTTATCAACTAGTTACGATTCCTTTACGGTTGCGACAATGATAAACCGTGCCATCTATGATCAATTAATCAAAAAGGAAATCGTTTTTGTGGGAGATATTTTCACCCCCTTTGAGGAAGCTTTTTATTTAAATGCCAAAGATACCATTAAACAATGGTATGAGCTTAATGAGCAGTCAACACATACAAGATTTCCTGTTGTAGATGAAAAAAAACAAGTGATTGGCATGGTAACGTCCAAAGATATTATTGGTAAGGACAGTGATGTCCTCATCGAAAAGGTAATGAGTAAAGCTCCCCTAGCTGTTCAAGAAAAGACGTCGCTTGCATCTGTAGCACATATGATGGTTTGGGAAGGAATTGAAATGGTTCCAGTTGTTGAACAAGCAGATAAGTTGCTTGGAATTATTACAAGACAAGATGTGTTAAAAGCCCTGCAGCAAGTTCAACGCCAACCACAAATCGGGGAGACAATAGACGACATTGTTGCAGCAAATCTTGTCGCTTCAGAGGATGAAGAAACAATCTTCCAAACAGTGGTAAGCCCGCAAATGACAAACCAACTGGGCACCTTATCAAACGGGGTATTCACATCCCTGATAACAGAAGCCAGCAGCAGATTATTAGCTTATCGAAAAAAGGGAGATATGGTTGTTGAAAACTTAACGGTATTTTTTATTAAACCAGTGCAAATAGATAGCCATTTGACCATTAAGCCAAAAATTCTGGAAGCTGGCCGTATGTATGCTAAAATGGATGTAGAAGTATACAATGAGCGAAGAATTGTAGGAAAGGGTTTAATCATGGCCCAACTGATTTACCGGTAG
- a CDS encoding metal-dependent hydrolase: MKLSYHGHSIVKIETNHHTILIDPFISGTGSCDLDADMEKADVILLTHGHNDHVGDTVEIAKRNDALVVAPNELANYLGAKGLNTHAMHIGGKHDFDFGRVKFTQAFHGSSFTEDDGTIVYTGMPAGILLTVDNRTIYHVGDTGLFSDLRLIGEMNEIDVAFVPIGDNFTMGPEDALIAADWIDAKYVVPVHYNTFPLIEQDAEDFAAKVKTGQGKAMEIGEEMEL, from the coding sequence ATGAAACTATCCTATCATGGACATTCTATAGTAAAAATTGAAACAAATCATCATACGATATTAATTGATCCATTTATCTCAGGAACCGGGTCATGCGATTTAGATGCTGACATGGAAAAAGCGGATGTTATTTTGCTGACACATGGACATAATGACCATGTTGGTGACACGGTGGAAATTGCCAAGCGAAACGATGCTTTGGTTGTAGCACCTAATGAACTGGCTAATTATCTTGGAGCAAAAGGTTTAAATACGCATGCGATGCATATTGGTGGAAAGCATGATTTTGACTTTGGTCGTGTGAAATTCACACAGGCATTTCATGGTTCATCCTTTACAGAAGACGATGGAACAATTGTCTATACAGGGATGCCAGCAGGGATATTACTGACGGTTGATAACAGAACCATTTATCATGTAGGAGATACTGGTCTGTTCTCTGATTTGAGATTAATTGGTGAAATGAATGAAATTGATGTAGCATTCGTTCCAATTGGTGATAATTTTACAATGGGTCCGGAAGATGCATTAATTGCGGCAGATTGGATTGATGCGAAGTATGTTGTTCCGGTTCATTATAATACATTCCCTCTGATCGAACAGGATGCTGAAGACTTTGCGGCAAAAGTAAAAACAGGTCAAGGAAAAGCAATGGAAATTGGAGAAGAGATGGAGTTGTAA
- a CDS encoding DHA2 family efflux MFS transporter permease subunit: MTQANLSLRHRRLIVAIALSASFLSVLTQFLLITAFPKIMAEFEINASEVQWLTIGYMLALAILIPMTAYLIDRFKTRTLMMGAMILFSLGTLLGLFSLSFEMLLAGRIIQGVGSGMMMPLMQTLLFLVYPREKRGYAMGLAGLVINVAPAIGPPISGVLLNYFQWRSLFLLTLPIAAIILLLIYLFMRNVTQQRETEIDILSILLSSIGFGGILYGFNVIEATGVSEASTIISIGIGVLSLCLFIIRQLRLKKPILELRVFKVPVFALVAIISIMSFSLLISIETILPMYVQSAQQLSALNAGLVVTPGALTLALMSLFAGTLFDKYGGKMITIIGFVLLSISTLSYHLILGLNTSLIIASILFMLAMAGVALINMPIMTAGINALPDTLVAHGTAIINTVRQFGGSIGLTFIISFISSEAAESGTTDAFNFLTGVRTAFFVAFLFAITGLLLSLLLKKEEKSTR, translated from the coding sequence ATGACGCAGGCAAATTTATCACTTAGACATAGACGTTTAATTGTTGCGATCGCACTGTCGGCTTCATTTCTATCCGTCCTTACGCAATTTCTCCTGATCACAGCCTTTCCAAAAATCATGGCTGAATTTGAGATTAACGCGAGTGAAGTACAATGGTTAACGATTGGCTATATGTTGGCGCTAGCCATACTTATTCCCATGACTGCGTATTTGATTGATCGTTTTAAAACAAGAACATTAATGATGGGCGCCATGATTTTGTTTTCATTAGGAACATTACTCGGGTTATTTTCTCTTTCCTTTGAAATGTTACTTGCCGGACGTATCATTCAAGGGGTAGGTTCCGGAATGATGATGCCGTTGATGCAAACATTACTTTTTCTCGTGTATCCACGGGAAAAGAGAGGCTATGCAATGGGCTTAGCCGGGCTTGTTATCAATGTTGCCCCTGCCATTGGCCCTCCAATATCCGGTGTATTGCTTAATTATTTCCAGTGGCGCTCCTTGTTTCTTTTAACGCTTCCGATTGCGGCGATAATTTTGTTGTTGATTTACCTATTTATGCGCAATGTTACCCAGCAACGAGAGACAGAAATTGACATTCTCTCGATACTCCTATCCAGTATTGGTTTTGGCGGGATTCTTTATGGATTTAATGTCATAGAGGCAACTGGAGTATCTGAAGCAAGTACGATCATTAGTATTGGTATAGGTGTATTGTCCCTTTGTTTATTTATAATAAGACAGCTGCGGTTAAAGAAACCAATCCTGGAACTGCGTGTTTTCAAAGTTCCGGTTTTTGCGCTCGTTGCGATCATCTCAATAATGTCTTTCAGCTTGTTAATTTCAATTGAAACGATTTTACCGATGTACGTCCAAAGCGCGCAACAATTGTCAGCTTTAAACGCGGGGCTTGTCGTGACACCTGGGGCGTTAACACTTGCTCTAATGTCACTTTTTGCAGGAACATTGTTCGATAAATACGGTGGCAAAATGATAACGATTATTGGTTTTGTTTTGCTTTCAATCAGTACGCTTTCGTATCATTTGATCCTTGGGTTAAACACATCTCTCATTATCGCATCGATCTTATTCATGCTAGCCATGGCCGGTGTTGCTTTGATTAATATGCCAATTATGACGGCAGGTATAAACGCACTGCCCGATACCTTAGTTGCACATGGGACGGCAATTATCAATACCGTTCGGCAATTTGGGGGATCCATAGGCTTAACATTTATTATCTCTTTTATCAGTAGTGAAGCGGCTGAATCTGGTACTACAGATGCGTTTAACTTCCTAACTGGTGTAAGAACTGCCTTCTTTGTCGCTTTTCTTTTTGCCATTACAGGACTCTTGCTTTCACTACTATTGAAAAAAGAAGAGAAATCTACCAGATAA
- a CDS encoding nucleobase:cation symporter-2 family protein: protein MKTAALSFQHLLAMYAGAILVPLIVGEALGLTSEQLTYLVSIDILMCGVATILQVVRNRYFGIGLPVVLGCTFTAVGPMIAIGSEFGITAIYGAIIVSGIVVFGISQFFGKLVRFFPPIVTGTVVMIIGLTLIPTAITNMGGGEDAADFGSMANLSLAFGTLVCIILIYRFTKGFTRSIAILIGLIVGTVAAMFMGKVDFSAVQEASLFHMVQPFYFGMPTFEWSAILTMILVAMVSLVESTGVYFATGDILEKDLKEEDLSNGYRAEGLAILLGGVFNAFPYTAFSQNVGLMQMTGVKSVRVIMITGVMLVTLGLIPKIAAITTIIPTAVLGGAMISMFGMVIAQGIKMLSGVISESPGNGMIIACSIGMGMGVTVVPELFQYFPSGVQILTSNGIVAGSITAIVLNIVFNMKPKRMQQTTTIHQEGV from the coding sequence ATGAAAACAGCTGCCTTAAGTTTTCAGCATTTGTTAGCAATGTATGCTGGAGCGATTTTAGTACCTTTGATTGTGGGAGAAGCATTAGGACTGACATCCGAGCAGTTAACATATCTCGTGTCCATTGATATCCTTATGTGCGGCGTAGCGACGATTTTACAGGTTGTCCGCAATCGTTATTTTGGCATCGGTTTGCCAGTTGTGCTTGGTTGTACATTTACTGCAGTTGGACCGATGATTGCCATTGGCAGCGAATTTGGGATAACGGCCATATATGGTGCCATTATTGTCTCTGGTATTGTCGTTTTTGGTATCAGTCAGTTTTTTGGCAAACTGGTACGCTTTTTTCCACCGATCGTGACAGGAACGGTTGTTATGATTATTGGTTTGACATTGATTCCTACAGCTATAACCAATATGGGTGGGGGAGAAGATGCTGCTGATTTCGGCTCAATGGCAAATCTTTCATTGGCGTTTGGAACGCTCGTATGCATTATTTTGATATATCGTTTCACAAAAGGATTCACTCGATCAATTGCGATTCTAATCGGTTTAATAGTGGGTACAGTAGCAGCGATGTTTATGGGTAAAGTCGATTTTTCGGCTGTTCAGGAAGCATCTTTGTTCCATATGGTTCAGCCGTTTTATTTTGGCATGCCGACATTCGAGTGGTCTGCCATACTCACCATGATTTTGGTAGCGATGGTATCTCTTGTTGAATCAACAGGTGTTTATTTTGCCACGGGAGATATTTTGGAAAAAGATTTGAAAGAAGAGGACCTTTCTAACGGATATCGTGCAGAAGGTTTGGCCATTTTGCTCGGTGGTGTTTTTAATGCTTTTCCGTATACAGCTTTTTCACAGAACGTTGGTCTGATGCAAATGACAGGTGTCAAATCGGTTCGTGTCATCATGATTACTGGTGTGATGCTTGTTACGCTTGGGCTGATTCCGAAAATAGCTGCAATAACAACGATTATTCCGACTGCAGTGTTGGGTGGAGCTATGATTTCCATGTTCGGGATGGTTATTGCTCAAGGAATAAAAATGCTGAGTGGGGTCATTTCAGAATCTCCGGGTAACGGAATGATCATTGCTTGTTCCATTGGCATGGGCATGGGGGTAACGGTTGTACCGGAATTGTTTCAGTACTTCCCATCGGGGGTTCAAATTTTGACAAGTAATGGAATTGTTGCAGGAAGCATAACAGCTATTGTCCTAAATATCGTCTTCAATATGAAACCAAAGCGAATGCAACAGACAACCACGATACATCAGGAAGGTGTGTGA
- a CDS encoding xanthine phosphoribosyltransferase codes for MNSLKQKILEEGKVLSDSVIKVDTFLNHQVDPVFMQSIGEEFSKLFTGSGITKVLTLESSGIAPAVMTGLSLGVPVVFARKRQSLTLHEQMYSAEVYSYTKQEANNIAVSKDYIDAHDRVLIIDDILANGQAALGMVNIIDQAGAALEGIGVVIEKGFQEGREALRKRGIHVETLASIESLADGHVTFQTKEALSE; via the coding sequence ATGAATTCACTCAAACAAAAAATTTTAGAAGAAGGTAAAGTTTTATCTGATTCGGTCATCAAGGTTGATACATTCCTGAATCATCAGGTGGACCCAGTATTTATGCAATCAATTGGGGAGGAATTTTCTAAACTTTTTACAGGTTCCGGGATCACAAAAGTTCTGACCCTAGAATCATCCGGGATTGCACCGGCTGTTATGACGGGGTTAAGTTTGGGAGTGCCGGTGGTATTTGCAAGAAAGCGCCAATCGCTCACACTGCATGAACAGATGTATTCAGCTGAAGTTTATTCGTATACGAAGCAGGAAGCAAATAATATAGCTGTTTCGAAGGATTATATAGATGCTCATGATAGGGTACTGATTATTGATGATATCTTGGCAAACGGTCAGGCGGCGTTAGGAATGGTTAATATTATCGATCAAGCTGGTGCTGCGCTAGAAGGAATCGGCGTCGTCATTGAGAAGGGATTTCAGGAAGGCAGAGAGGCATTGCGTAAACGAGGGATTCACGTAGAGACATTGGCTTCTATAGAATCACTAGCTGATGGACATGTCACGTTTCAAACGAAGGAGGCTTTGTCCGAATGA
- the ytrI gene encoding sporulation membrane protein YtrI, which produces MHIPPYHKKATWQRFFIGTVIGAILSYGIYLYMYGSLYEQLLEENLELEAEVTELEKQNEALTQDKEDLDEQKEQEITVETIEITITNENELRLDRLIVHQLEELINEEINHLIGENVTIIDESSQLLRSSIENKGFSVDDFTYYFDVTQLTISRNMILTVEAKLTDE; this is translated from the coding sequence ATGCATATTCCTCCTTATCATAAAAAAGCAACATGGCAACGTTTTTTTATCGGAACTGTTATTGGTGCCATTCTATCCTATGGTATTTATCTCTATATGTATGGCTCCTTATATGAACAACTCTTGGAAGAAAACCTTGAACTGGAAGCGGAAGTGACAGAATTAGAAAAACAAAACGAAGCATTAACACAGGATAAAGAAGATTTAGATGAACAAAAAGAGCAGGAAATAACCGTGGAAACAATTGAAATAACCATTACAAACGAGAATGAGTTACGCCTTGATAGACTCATTGTCCATCAATTGGAGGAACTAATTAATGAGGAAATCAATCATCTGATCGGAGAGAATGTTACCATCATTGACGAGAGCAGTCAGCTATTACGCTCAAGTATTGAAAACAAAGGATTTTCCGTTGATGACTTTACGTATTACTTTGATGTAACACAACTAACGATTTCACGAAACATGATACTAACAGTTGAAGCAAAGCTGACGGACGAGTAG